One window of the Chitinophaga niabensis genome contains the following:
- a CDS encoding SusC/RagA family TonB-linked outer membrane protein, producing the protein MKKQLWRQAMRRLSGFAIIVMGVACLLMAALPALAESNPDPISFVQRDSTLHGRVTDSLGTALPGVTIKIKGTSNGTATNANGYYQLAAPKNAVLEISYIGFQPQVVNVGGRSMIDIIMQSSATQIGETVVVAFGRQKKTEVVGAVTSINPAEMKIPSSNLTQALAGRLAGVIAYQRSGEPGQDNAEFFIRGVTTFGYKQDPLILIDGMELTTTDLARMNVDDIATFTIMKDATATSLYGARGANGVILVTTKEGKEGAARINIRLESSLSKPTRDLEMADNVTYMKLHNEAITTRNPLAITPYTQYKIDQTAAGANPVAFPSNNWQDVLLKKQTINKRGNFNVSGGGKVAMYNISGSYSHDNGLFKVDKRNNFNSGIDLKSYGLRANLNVNITPTTKAGFRFYGSFDDYNGPIQGGEYMYRLIMRSNPVLFPAYFPKDEEHEHVRHIMFGNAENGAYINPYAEMVKGYKDYSRALMLAQFEVNQDLKAITEGLRFRGMMNTNRESFFDIARNYIPFYYQMGFYDKRTDTYRYDQIEQGEEFLSNGVGKRDVTTNFYLESALDYRRVFNKYHTLSGMLVYTMRNKLEATDGDIQSSLPFRNSGLSGRLTYGYDDRYFVEFNFGYNGSERFYKTERFGFFPSAGMGWTVSNEPFWKPFKRVVNNLKLRGTYGLVGNDAIGRKQDRFFYLSNINMKNSAKGASFGFENALTQQGVSISRYDNRFITWETSDKTNLGIEIGLFEAINIQADFWHDYRHNILMARTTIPASMGLQATTYANMGKASSQGLDFSIDGNKHFSQNFWVGLRGNFTLSANKYRKFEEPEYNEKYLSKIGYSTNQVWGFIAERLFVDEHDVANSPRQTFSTDYMAGDIKYRDVNGDGEITDLDKVPIGNPEKPEIVYGFGVTAGYKGFDFSMFFQGMAQESFWINPSAVSPFGAYNYNGEAALPGRPVNQLMKAIADDHWSEDNRNIYALWPRLSEQMSANNAQTSTWWMRDGSFLRLKSIEIGYTLPKPLQRRYSMTNFRIYMNGTNLLTWSKFKLWDVEMAGEGLDYPIQKVFNLGLMVSF; encoded by the coding sequence ATGAAAAAACAGCTCTGGAGGCAGGCCATGCGCCGCCTTTCAGGCTTTGCGATCATCGTAATGGGAGTGGCATGCCTTTTAATGGCGGCACTCCCTGCGTTGGCAGAAAGCAATCCTGATCCCATATCCTTTGTCCAACGGGATTCCACACTACATGGACGCGTCACAGATTCACTCGGCACAGCTTTACCTGGTGTTACCATCAAGATCAAAGGCACCTCAAATGGTACGGCCACCAATGCAAACGGATACTATCAATTAGCAGCCCCTAAGAACGCAGTGCTGGAGATCTCTTACATCGGCTTTCAGCCACAGGTTGTAAATGTAGGAGGCCGTTCCATGATTGATATTATCATGCAGTCTTCCGCTACACAAATAGGAGAAACAGTGGTAGTAGCCTTTGGTCGCCAAAAGAAAACAGAAGTGGTAGGAGCTGTGACTTCTATCAATCCTGCTGAAATGAAAATCCCTTCCAGTAACCTCACACAGGCATTGGCCGGCCGTTTGGCGGGAGTGATCGCTTATCAGCGAAGCGGCGAACCCGGACAGGATAATGCAGAGTTCTTTATCCGCGGTGTCACTACTTTCGGTTACAAACAGGATCCCCTCATCCTCATTGATGGTATGGAACTTACCACTACTGACCTCGCCCGTATGAATGTGGACGATATCGCCACTTTCACCATTATGAAAGATGCAACGGCTACTTCATTATATGGTGCAAGAGGTGCCAATGGTGTGATCCTGGTAACTACAAAAGAAGGTAAAGAAGGTGCGGCCAGGATCAATATCAGGTTGGAGTCATCCTTATCCAAACCCACACGCGACCTGGAAATGGCGGATAATGTAACCTATATGAAGTTACATAATGAAGCTATTACCACCCGTAATCCTTTGGCCATAACACCTTACACGCAATATAAAATAGATCAGACCGCTGCAGGTGCAAACCCCGTAGCCTTCCCTTCCAATAACTGGCAGGACGTACTGCTGAAAAAACAAACGATCAACAAACGCGGCAACTTCAACGTAAGCGGTGGTGGTAAAGTGGCGATGTATAATATCAGCGGTTCTTACAGTCATGATAATGGATTGTTCAAAGTAGATAAACGCAACAACTTCAACAGCGGCATAGACCTGAAAAGTTACGGGCTGAGGGCTAACCTGAATGTGAATATTACCCCTACTACAAAGGCTGGTTTCCGTTTCTATGGATCATTTGATGACTATAACGGCCCTATCCAGGGCGGGGAATACATGTACCGGCTCATTATGCGCTCTAATCCCGTGCTGTTCCCTGCTTATTTTCCAAAGGATGAAGAACACGAGCACGTAAGGCATATCATGTTCGGGAACGCAGAGAATGGCGCTTACATCAATCCTTATGCGGAAATGGTGAAAGGGTATAAAGATTATTCGCGTGCCCTGATGCTGGCGCAGTTTGAAGTGAACCAGGACCTGAAAGCCATTACAGAAGGTTTGAGGTTCCGCGGCATGATGAACACCAACCGCGAAAGCTTCTTTGACATTGCGCGGAACTATATCCCCTTCTATTACCAGATGGGATTCTATGATAAAAGAACAGATACCTATAGGTACGATCAGATCGAACAGGGAGAGGAATTCCTCAGTAATGGTGTCGGCAAACGGGATGTGACCACCAACTTCTACCTGGAAAGTGCATTGGATTACCGCCGTGTATTCAATAAATACCACACCTTAAGCGGTATGCTGGTATACACTATGCGTAACAAGCTGGAAGCAACAGATGGTGATATCCAATCTTCTTTACCATTCCGTAACTCAGGGCTATCCGGCCGTTTAACATATGGGTATGATGACAGGTACTTTGTAGAATTCAACTTTGGTTACAATGGATCTGAACGTTTCTATAAAACAGAACGTTTTGGTTTCTTTCCTTCTGCCGGCATGGGCTGGACGGTTTCAAACGAACCATTCTGGAAACCATTCAAACGCGTGGTGAACAACCTGAAACTACGCGGTACATATGGATTGGTAGGGAATGATGCCATCGGCAGGAAACAGGACCGCTTCTTCTATCTCTCTAACATCAACATGAAGAATAGCGCAAAGGGCGCATCATTCGGATTTGAAAATGCGTTGACCCAACAGGGGGTTTCCATTTCCCGTTATGATAACCGTTTCATCACCTGGGAAACATCAGATAAAACAAACCTGGGTATTGAAATCGGCTTATTCGAAGCGATCAATATACAGGCAGACTTCTGGCACGATTACCGGCATAACATCTTAATGGCCCGTACAACTATACCAGCCTCCATGGGCTTGCAGGCCACTACATATGCCAATATGGGGAAAGCTTCTTCCCAAGGGCTCGATTTCTCTATAGATGGAAATAAACACTTCTCTCAGAACTTCTGGGTAGGGCTGCGCGGGAACTTCACCCTCAGCGCCAACAAGTACAGGAAGTTTGAAGAGCCCGAATACAATGAAAAATATCTCTCTAAAATTGGCTATAGCACAAACCAGGTATGGGGATTCATTGCAGAGAGATTATTTGTGGATGAACATGATGTGGCAAACTCTCCCAGGCAGACCTTCAGTACAGATTACATGGCGGGAGATATTAAATACAGGGATGTGAATGGAGATGGAGAGATCACCGATCTCGATAAAGTACCGATCGGTAATCCTGAAAAGCCGGAGATCGTTTACGGATTTGGTGTAACAGCCGGTTACAAAGGATTCGACTTCTCTATGTTCTTCCAGGGAATGGCACAGGAGTCTTTCTGGATAAACCCCAGTGCAGTAAGTCCTTTTGGAGCATATAACTATAACGGTGAGGCCGCCCTTCCCGGCAGGCCAGTTAACCAGTTGATGAAAGCCATTGCTGACGATCATTGGTCTGAAGACAACCGGAATATCTACGCATTATGGCCTCGATTAAGTGAACAGATGAGTGCGAACAATGCACAGACCAGTACCTGGTGGATGCGTGATGGTTCTTTCCTTCGCCTGAAATCCATTGAGATCGGTTACACGCTGCCTAAACCATTGCAACGCCGTTACAGTATGACCAATTTCAGGATCTATATGAACGGCACTAATCTGCTCACCTGGAGTAAGTTCAAACTCTGGGATGTGGAAATGGCGGGAGAAGGGCTGGACTATCCTATCCAGAAAGTGTTCAACCTTGGTTTAATGGTGTCTTTCTAA
- a CDS encoding RagB/SusD family nutrient uptake outer membrane protein — protein MKRIKILAFAALLGMVAGCNKYLDIVPDNIATIDYAFAMRSTAERYLFTCYNYMPATGDFNTNVAFMGADEVWFMYPSKDIDATNWNMARGGQNKVNPISNYWSGAATGKPLYQGIRDCNVFLEKISLVKDIDDDERARWIAEVKFLKAYYHFFLLRMYGPIPLVRKNIDVMNELEEMKRPREHFDTCVNYISRLLDTAAVDLPMRIQNEVAELGRVTRPIALALKAKLLVLAASPLFNGNPDYADFGKGVKLFPNTNDPDKWVKAAAACKAAIDACHEVGMRLYRFRPVINTLVMNSQIRTQMDVRMAVTDKWNSEIIWANTQSRVNQLQRFSMPKLYNWTSVSGNPKGMYAATEKMAELFYTKNGVPIDEDNQFNYAERYSVRKAAPEDSALVKKGTESAYLHFDREQRFYANLGFDRGIWFGNGSSDDNNTNINTAMYIQARKSQMAAQAGHTNYSITGYWPKKLIHYLSVVEKSGNFTMQQYPYPEMRLADLYLLYAEAENEANGPTNQAFEYIDSVRSRAGLKGVKESWDTYSNKGPKYASKEGLRKIIQQERMIELAFEGHRFWDLRRWKIAHIEMNKPITGWDIDQEQPEAYYRLKVLFMQTFTMREYLWPIQEREILNNRNLVQNPGW, from the coding sequence GTGAAACGGATCAAAATATTAGCATTCGCCGCATTGCTGGGTATGGTGGCTGGTTGTAATAAGTACCTGGACATTGTGCCGGATAACATTGCTACCATCGATTACGCTTTTGCTATGCGCTCTACTGCAGAACGATATCTATTCACCTGTTACAACTACATGCCGGCAACAGGCGATTTTAATACCAACGTAGCTTTTATGGGAGCCGATGAAGTGTGGTTCATGTATCCCTCAAAAGATATCGACGCTACCAACTGGAATATGGCAAGAGGTGGGCAGAACAAAGTGAATCCCATCAGTAATTACTGGAGTGGGGCCGCAACAGGGAAACCTTTATACCAGGGCATCCGGGATTGTAATGTATTCCTGGAAAAGATAAGCCTCGTGAAAGATATTGATGATGATGAAAGAGCCCGCTGGATAGCAGAGGTGAAATTCCTGAAGGCCTATTATCATTTTTTCCTGCTGAGGATGTATGGTCCTATTCCTTTGGTAAGAAAGAATATAGACGTAATGAATGAACTGGAAGAAATGAAAAGGCCCAGGGAACATTTTGATACCTGCGTAAATTACATCTCCAGGCTGCTGGATACCGCTGCAGTTGATCTGCCGATGCGTATACAGAATGAAGTAGCAGAACTGGGCAGGGTTACACGGCCCATCGCACTGGCGCTTAAAGCTAAGTTGCTCGTACTGGCGGCCAGCCCCTTGTTCAATGGTAATCCGGACTATGCGGATTTCGGCAAAGGAGTAAAGCTCTTCCCTAACACCAATGATCCTGATAAATGGGTGAAAGCCGCAGCAGCCTGTAAAGCGGCCATAGATGCCTGTCACGAAGTGGGGATGCGTTTATACCGCTTCAGGCCGGTGATCAATACGCTGGTGATGAATTCCCAGATCAGGACCCAGATGGATGTGCGCATGGCAGTAACAGATAAATGGAATTCAGAGATCATCTGGGCAAATACCCAAAGCAGGGTGAACCAGCTCCAGCGTTTTTCCATGCCGAAGTTATACAACTGGACCTCCGTTAGCGGTAACCCCAAAGGGATGTATGCAGCTACGGAAAAGATGGCAGAACTCTTCTACACAAAAAATGGCGTGCCCATCGATGAAGATAACCAGTTCAATTATGCAGAAAGATACAGCGTGAGAAAAGCGGCGCCGGAAGATTCTGCACTCGTTAAAAAGGGAACAGAAAGCGCTTACCTGCATTTCGACAGAGAGCAGCGGTTTTATGCCAACCTTGGTTTTGACAGGGGTATATGGTTTGGCAATGGCAGTTCAGATGATAACAACACCAATATCAATACCGCCATGTACATACAGGCCCGTAAAAGCCAGATGGCTGCACAGGCTGGGCATACCAACTATTCCATCACCGGTTACTGGCCCAAGAAGCTGATACACTACCTGAGTGTGGTGGAAAAGAGCGGCAACTTTACCATGCAGCAATACCCTTATCCTGAAATGCGCCTGGCGGACCTCTACCTGCTATATGCAGAAGCAGAAAATGAAGCCAACGGCCCTACCAACCAGGCATTTGAATACATCGATTCTGTACGTTCGCGCGCAGGTTTGAAAGGCGTGAAAGAATCCTGGGATACTTATTCAAACAAAGGTCCGAAGTATGCTTCTAAAGAAGGCCTGCGCAAGATCATCCAGCAGGAACGAATGATTGAACTGGCCTTTGAAGGACATCGCTTCTGGGACCTGCGCAGGTGGAAAATAGCCCATATTGAAATGAATAAACCTATCACCGGATGGGATATCGACCAGGAACAACCGGAAGCTTACTACCGCCTGAAGGTATTATTCATGCAAACATTTACGATGCGTGAATACCTCTGGCCTATCCAGGAAAGGGAAATACTGAACAACCGTAACCTGGTGCAAAATCCCGGTTGGTAA
- a CDS encoding DUF5000 domain-containing lipoprotein, whose protein sequence is MKTFIIPLLACLLLLGCSDEKRGPIEGGGAPPKPVTNLKVENLHGTAKITYSIPDNPDLLYIKAVYEPRKGLIREAKSSFYINYIVLEGFSASEEYEVKLYAVNKSEVSSEPVSIKVNPLTPPVEEVFNSLEVAPDFGGCNIKFLNNDETNIVIGVITLDSTGDWVSSDNFYTKRKSASFAVRGYKAEERTFGIFIKDKWNNFSDTLITKLVPIHEELLDKTKFRDARFPSEPKNYSSSWTIQMFWDDNLTKGFHTLQNVGLPLNFTMDLGVKAKMSRFKIWQRTGTYLYGHGNPRRWELWGSDAPSTDGSMTNWTMIGSFESIKPSGEPYISTQEDKEYAEAGEEFIVPLNAGSYRYLRWRVREAWGAAEGSPGGFFHLMEVTIWGNSR, encoded by the coding sequence ATGAAAACATTCATCATACCATTACTGGCCTGCCTGTTGTTATTAGGCTGTTCAGATGAAAAGCGAGGCCCGATAGAAGGTGGGGGTGCGCCGCCCAAGCCTGTTACCAATTTAAAGGTGGAAAATCTGCATGGTACAGCTAAGATCACCTATTCCATCCCCGATAATCCGGACCTCCTATACATAAAGGCAGTGTACGAACCGCGCAAAGGCCTGATCCGGGAAGCCAAATCTTCTTTTTATATCAATTACATCGTACTGGAAGGTTTCTCCGCTTCGGAAGAATACGAGGTGAAGTTATATGCCGTGAATAAAAGTGAAGTATCCTCCGAACCGGTTTCCATTAAAGTAAATCCTTTAACACCTCCGGTAGAAGAAGTATTTAATTCCCTGGAAGTAGCGCCGGATTTTGGCGGATGCAATATTAAATTCCTGAATAACGATGAAACCAATATCGTGATCGGTGTGATCACGCTGGATTCTACAGGTGACTGGGTTTCTTCAGATAATTTCTATACAAAGCGGAAATCCGCCAGTTTTGCTGTACGTGGCTATAAAGCAGAGGAAAGAACATTCGGGATCTTTATCAAAGACAAATGGAATAATTTCTCTGATACCCTTATCACCAAACTCGTACCTATCCATGAAGAGCTGCTGGATAAAACGAAGTTCAGGGATGCACGTTTCCCCAGTGAGCCAAAGAACTACAGCTCCAGCTGGACCATCCAGATGTTCTGGGACGATAACCTGACCAAAGGTTTCCACACTTTGCAAAATGTGGGCTTGCCATTGAATTTTACCATGGACCTCGGTGTAAAAGCCAAGATGAGCCGTTTTAAGATCTGGCAGCGTACCGGCACTTACCTCTACGGCCATGGCAATCCCAGACGCTGGGAATTGTGGGGCTCTGATGCACCCTCCACTGATGGCAGTATGACTAACTGGACCATGATCGGTTCATTTGAATCCATTAAACCATCCGGAGAACCTTATATCTCCACACAGGAAGATAAAGAATATGCAGAAGCAGGAGAGGAGTTTATTGTACCCCTTAATGCAGGATCTTACCGTTACCTGCGCTGGAGGGTACGTGAAGCATGGGGTGCTGCAGAAGGATCTCCCGGCGGATTTTTTCACCTGATGGAAGTTACCATTTGGGGAAATAGTAGATAA
- a CDS encoding DUF4998 domain-containing protein, with protein MKKNSKHGILACIVACCFLACAKQDDTYRDFLRGGEILYIGRADSVKNYGGKGRIGFSWLLTSDPKITKCRIFWNGMADSVEIPVTRTQGVDTVRIILNNMTEGVKTFSIFTYDNAGHRSVRVEKIANVYGDIFQLSCLPRITKDIVKRSNGLMRWEWIGTTENYIGVKMTYVDLAGVTKEVWWQPNKLSADSLAGVKPESEFTYVTYFKPEPAALDTFYSVPVTKKWPK; from the coding sequence ATGAAGAAGAATAGTAAACACGGAATACTGGCATGCATCGTTGCATGCTGTTTCCTGGCCTGTGCAAAACAGGATGATACCTATCGTGATTTCCTGAGAGGAGGAGAGATCCTGTACATCGGCCGTGCTGATTCCGTGAAGAATTATGGCGGTAAAGGAAGGATCGGTTTCAGCTGGTTACTCACCTCTGATCCCAAGATCACCAAATGCCGCATCTTCTGGAACGGTATGGCTGATTCTGTGGAGATCCCGGTAACAAGAACCCAGGGGGTGGATACGGTGAGGATCATATTGAATAATATGACGGAAGGTGTGAAAACCTTTTCCATCTTTACCTATGATAATGCAGGGCATCGTTCTGTAAGAGTGGAGAAGATTGCAAATGTTTATGGAGACATCTTCCAGCTGTCCTGCCTGCCCCGCATCACAAAAGATATTGTGAAACGCAGCAATGGTTTAATGCGTTGGGAATGGATCGGAACAACGGAAAATTATATCGGGGTGAAGATGACGTATGTTGATCTGGCTGGTGTAACCAAAGAAGTATGGTGGCAACCGAATAAACTCAGCGCGGATTCACTTGCTGGTGTAAAACCGGAGTCTGAGTTTACGTATGTAACCTATTTCAAACCGGAACCTGCTGCATTGGATACTTTCTATTCCGTGCCGGTAACCAAGAAATGGCCGAAGTAA
- a CDS encoding GlxA family transcriptional regulator produces the protein MKKLTVLLSKKYRHLSVAAILDVFQTVNTHYKAANGEPFFDITLVCLDDDLPSAPVYDLYEPVLLKDAPISDLVLIPAFQSDNVNLMGNSAFIPYLQEQQRLGAEIASFCTGAFLLAASGLLDNKKATSHVMAIQDLAIKFPLVKVQPEAVVTDDGGIYTSGGATSTFHLLLHLIEKYCSREMAIVIAKVFAIDMDRYQQSYFANWAPSRRHQDELVTEAQTRMENRFKDRLTVEEVIHDLPVSRRNFIRRFKMATGITPIEYLQRIRVEAAKKLLEQRSQNITGVMMHTGYEDAKAFRQVFRKIVGLSPKEYREKYAG, from the coding sequence ATGAAAAAGTTAACCGTATTACTTAGCAAAAAGTACAGACATCTCAGCGTGGCTGCCATACTGGATGTATTTCAAACAGTGAATACACATTATAAGGCAGCAAACGGAGAACCATTTTTTGACATCACATTAGTATGCCTGGATGACGATCTTCCATCTGCACCGGTGTATGATCTTTATGAACCGGTATTGCTGAAAGATGCGCCCATCTCAGACCTCGTGCTCATCCCCGCGTTCCAGAGCGACAATGTGAACCTCATGGGAAACAGTGCTTTTATTCCTTACCTACAGGAGCAGCAGCGGCTGGGGGCTGAAATTGCGAGTTTCTGCACAGGGGCTTTCCTGCTGGCAGCATCTGGTTTGCTGGACAATAAAAAGGCAACTTCCCATGTGATGGCTATCCAGGACCTGGCGATTAAATTCCCCCTGGTGAAAGTGCAACCGGAAGCAGTAGTAACAGATGATGGCGGTATCTACACCAGTGGTGGCGCTACTTCCACTTTCCACCTGCTCCTGCACCTGATCGAAAAATACTGTAGCCGGGAAATGGCGATCGTTATAGCGAAAGTATTTGCTATTGACATGGACCGTTATCAGCAATCCTATTTTGCAAACTGGGCTCCTTCCCGGCGCCACCAGGATGAACTGGTAACAGAAGCGCAGACCAGGATGGAAAACCGATTTAAAGACAGGCTGACGGTGGAAGAAGTGATCCATGATCTGCCAGTGAGCAGAAGGAATTTTATCCGGCGTTTTAAAATGGCCACCGGTATTACGCCCATCGAATATTTACAACGCATCAGGGTGGAAGCAGCCAAGAAATTACTCGAACAACGGTCTCAGAACATTACGGGTGTGATGATGCATACCGGGTATGAGGATGCCAAAGCTTTCCGGCAGGTGTTCAGGAAGATTGTGGGCTTATCGCCGAAGGAGTATAGAGAGAAGTATGCAGGGTAA
- a CDS encoding VOC family protein: MNKQPGTFIGFDLTVPNAAEVSNFYHEVVGWEIGTQQMGDYEDYFMKNPETGDIIAGVCHSKGSNKHLPPMWLIYVQVADLDLSLAKCEKLGGKIMSEKRSCGKMGEFVLIQDPAGAYIMLWS; the protein is encoded by the coding sequence ATGAATAAGCAACCCGGAACATTCATCGGTTTCGATCTTACCGTACCTAATGCCGCAGAAGTAAGTAATTTTTATCACGAAGTTGTAGGCTGGGAAATTGGCACACAACAGATGGGAGACTATGAAGATTATTTCATGAAAAACCCTGAAACAGGTGATATCATTGCTGGGGTTTGCCACAGCAAAGGCAGCAATAAACACCTGCCGCCCATGTGGCTGATATATGTACAGGTGGCCGATCTCGACCTTAGCCTTGCTAAATGCGAAAAGCTCGGTGGAAAGATCATGAGTGAAAAAAGGAGCTGTGGTAAGATGGGTGAATTTGTACTTATACAAGACCCCGCCGGAGCGTATATTATGTTGTGGTCTTAG
- a CDS encoding HD domain-containing protein yields the protein MSNSAQQTVDEIFELYQQHGHHEYGESVTMMMHMMQAALIAEQEGYDDEMILAAFLHDIGHFFETEEQMHVYGTMKHDDLGGRYLMERGFPEKMAKLVASHVAAKRYLTFADPAYYDTLSEASKQTLGFQGGPMSAEEAAAFKSDPLFDAYIRIRIWDDMGKDANQPVLEEDIARLRYKTYQYLSAKA from the coding sequence ATGTCCAACTCAGCCCAACAAACCGTAGACGAGATCTTTGAACTGTACCAGCAACATGGCCATCATGAATATGGAGAAAGCGTTACCATGATGATGCACATGATGCAGGCTGCGTTGATCGCAGAACAGGAAGGTTATGATGATGAAATGATCCTGGCTGCTTTCCTGCACGACATCGGCCATTTCTTTGAAACCGAAGAGCAGATGCATGTATACGGCACCATGAAGCACGATGACCTCGGAGGCCGTTACCTGATGGAAAGAGGTTTTCCGGAAAAGATGGCCAAACTGGTGGCCAGCCACGTAGCTGCAAAACGTTACCTCACCTTTGCCGATCCTGCCTATTACGATACATTGTCCGAAGCCAGCAAACAAACACTCGGTTTCCAGGGAGGCCCTATGTCTGCAGAAGAAGCGGCTGCCTTTAAGAGCGATCCTTTATTTGATGCCTATATCCGTATACGCATCTGGGATGATATGGGGAAGGATGCCAACCAGCCTGTGCTGGAAGAAGATATTGCCCGGTTGAGGTATAAAACGTATCAGTATTTGAGCGCTAAAGCCTAA
- a CDS encoding SDR family NAD(P)-dependent oxidoreductase: protein MPYALVTGAAKGIGKAIAAELAAKNYGLLLVDLDAHGVNTTAAELIVQYKVPVQVLHLDLSKPDAAEQVKVWTADHHRELSVVVNNAGYGLNGRFEELSVKDQLNIIDVNIRAQVSISHTFIPILRSFPRSYLLNVGSTTAFQTVPFLNIYAASKAFVLSFTRGLRFELRQSPVSVSCLIPGSTDTDFVNRAGMGLKTLRIAERFNMTPEQVAKIAVKGLFAGKAEIIPGFTNRLNGFLPKFFPKIFVEKIAAGIYEPAQLSSDLQAVPAAT from the coding sequence ATGCCTTACGCTTTAGTAACCGGCGCAGCCAAAGGAATTGGCAAAGCCATTGCAGCAGAACTGGCTGCAAAGAATTACGGGTTGCTGCTGGTAGACCTTGATGCTCATGGTGTGAATACCACTGCGGCAGAACTGATCGTTCAATACAAAGTACCGGTGCAGGTATTACATCTTGATCTGTCCAAACCAGATGCTGCAGAGCAGGTAAAAGTATGGACGGCGGACCATCACAGGGAACTGAGTGTGGTGGTGAACAATGCAGGATATGGTTTGAACGGGCGGTTTGAAGAACTGTCTGTTAAAGACCAGCTTAATATCATTGATGTGAACATCAGGGCGCAGGTTTCTATTTCGCATACCTTCATTCCCATCCTTCGCAGTTTTCCCAGATCATACCTGTTGAATGTGGGGAGTACCACTGCCTTTCAGACGGTGCCTTTTCTGAACATCTATGCAGCGTCCAAAGCATTTGTATTGTCCTTCACCCGGGGCCTCCGTTTTGAATTGCGGCAATCCCCTGTTTCCGTGAGTTGCCTGATACCGGGCAGTACGGATACTGATTTTGTGAACAGGGCCGGGATGGGGCTTAAAACCCTGCGTATTGCAGAGCGGTTCAATATGACGCCGGAGCAGGTGGCTAAGATTGCGGTGAAGGGGTTATTTGCAGGAAAAGCGGAGATCATCCCCGGATTTACCAACAGGCTGAATGGCTTCCTGCCTAAATTTTTCCCGAAGATATTTGTGGAAAAGATAGCGGCGGGGATCTATGAACCGGCACAGTTATCTTCAGACCTGCAGGCTGTTCCGGCAGCTACATAA
- a CDS encoding phytanoyl-CoA dioxygenase family protein: MNKTEQPVFRFEGTITNPQLQYFRKHGIIQFKNFVDRNTVQRFIRETENVQDQLLRYDIKKVNGIPLKFGQDETGAPFIQRIAFASQYSDTLSNFLKDKRLRALTQLLAPYDGRIGENEKDGLVVNHYVNTEESQFKQLGWHTDSPRDLFLGSRIMPMLNVGLHLDDCPLENGGLRVLPGTHHQGLFRLLFRKKYFIDNDPDKKEVGFDIEAGDLTIHDGRLWHRVQQSPFYGEKSRRRVMYIPIITGAYQPKHADSPTPFYHKLAQLGSLKNTGIAAFRSKEKNIPELNSL, encoded by the coding sequence ATGAACAAAACAGAACAACCCGTGTTTCGTTTCGAAGGAACGATCACTAACCCGCAGCTGCAATATTTCCGTAAACACGGTATTATTCAATTCAAGAATTTTGTAGACAGGAATACTGTACAACGTTTCATTCGTGAAACAGAGAATGTACAGGATCAGTTACTGCGATATGATATCAAAAAAGTAAATGGTATTCCTCTCAAATTTGGCCAGGACGAAACCGGAGCGCCTTTCATCCAGCGTATTGCTTTTGCTTCGCAATACAGCGACACCCTTAGTAATTTCCTCAAAGACAAACGCCTGCGGGCACTCACACAATTGCTGGCCCCCTATGACGGGCGCATTGGTGAAAATGAAAAAGACGGCCTGGTGGTGAACCATTATGTGAACACGGAAGAAAGTCAGTTTAAACAGTTGGGCTGGCATACAGACAGTCCGCGTGATCTCTTCCTGGGTTCCCGCATTATGCCGATGCTGAATGTGGGGCTGCATTTAGATGACTGCCCTTTAGAAAATGGCGGCCTGCGCGTATTGCCCGGCACACATCACCAGGGATTGTTCCGTTTACTGTTCAGGAAAAAATACTTCATTGATAATGATCCTGATAAAAAAGAAGTGGGTTTTGATATTGAAGCAGGCGACCTTACTATCCATGATGGCAGATTATGGCACAGGGTGCAGCAATCACCATTCTATGGAGAAAAAAGCCGCCGGCGTGTGATGTACATTCCTATTATCACAGGTGCTTATCAACCTAAACATGCGGACAGTCCAACACCCTTCTATCATAAGCTGGCACAGCTTGGCTCTTTGAAGAACACTGGCATTGCTGCTTTCCGTTCAAAAGAGAAAAACATTCCGGAATTAAATTCACTATAA